The DNA region GCGTTCTTCCACATGCTGCCCGAGGCGGTGGAGGAGAGCGGCGCCGGGATCCTGCCGTTCGTGCTGGTCGGGTTCCTGCTCCTGTTCCTGCTCGAGCGCTTCGTGCTCGTGCACGTCTGCGCCGAGCCGGGGCCGAACGCGCGGCTGTCGCAGGCGGCCCCGCTTCCGGCCGGGATCGAGGCCGGGCACGGGCACGATCACCACCACCACGGCCACGCGCACGTCGCGACCGGCGGCGCGCTCGCGCTCGAGGACGACGGCACCGGGTGCGCCGTCCACACCACCCTCGGGCTCGCCGCCTTCCTGGGCATGAGCGCGCACACGCTGGTGGACGGGTTCGCGCTCGGCGCCGCGAGCGGCCAGGCCGAGCTCGGGCTGCTCGTGTTCCTCGCCATCCTCGCGCACAAGATCCCGAACTCGTTCTCCCTGTCCGCCATCCTGCGCGCCGAGGGCTACTCGCGCGGCCGGGCGCTCGCGATGAACGCCGTGTTCGCGCTGATGGTGCCGGTGGGCGCCGGGATCTACCTCGTGCTGCGCGAGCTGGTGCGGGTCGAGACGTTCACCGCCGCCGCGCTCGCCGCGAGCGCGGGCACCTTCCTGCACCTGTCGCTCTCGGACATCCTCCCCGACCTGCACCGCCGGGGCGGCTCGAAGTGGGTCCTCTCCGGCGCGCTGCTGGCCGGGCTCGCCGTGATGTGGGGCCTGCGCGCGCTGAACCACGCGCATTGACCGCGCGGCGGCGCTAGGCGATCCGCAGGTGCTCCGCCAGCGCGCGGTCGCCGCGGCGATACGCGTCGAGCGCGTCGTCGGCGGGGGAGCGGCCGGAGGCGGCGCGCTCGCGGAGCGGCGCGAGCCACACGCGCTCGTCCTCGCCGCGCTGGCCGCAGCAGTGCTGGCGGCAGAGGCCGTTCCCGGCCGCGTCGAGCAGCGTACCGGCCACGTCCGCGAGCGTGCGGCCGTCGGGCAGCGTCGCCTCGAGCCCCTCGCGGCCGGCGCCGATCATGAGCGCCCGCCGCTCCGCCACCGACAGGCCGCGCACCTGGTCCCAGGCCCAGGCCCGCGCCTCGCGGTCGTAGAGCAGCCCCTTCCAGAACGCGACCAGCGCCTTCGTCATGGCGGCGTCGCACGCGTCGGCGGCGCGCACCTCCACCACGCCCTTCACCCGGACCTCGGGGAACAGCGTGGTGAGGTGGTCCTCCCAGTCCATGAGCGTGGGGCGCTCGCCGCGGATGCCGTCCGAGAGGAACTGCCGGAACGTCCGCCCGCCGGGATCCACGTAGCCGCCGCTCCGGCGGAAGAAGATCATGGGCACGTCGAGCGCCCACTCCGCGTAGCGGCGGTAGGGGTCGTCGTCGAACCCGGGCTCGAACGCGAAGCCGAGCAGGCCGGCGCGGGCGGGCTCGGTCTCCTCCCACACCGCCACG from Anaeromyxobacter dehalogenans 2CP-C includes:
- a CDS encoding ZIP family metal transporter, which encodes MTQTQSLALYTVAILVGALTGGSLPLLGRVGRSDIGLSFSAGVMLGAAFFHMLPEAVEESGAGILPFVLVGFLLLFLLERFVLVHVCAEPGPNARLSQAAPLPAGIEAGHGHDHHHHGHAHVATGGALALEDDGTGCAVHTTLGLAAFLGMSAHTLVDGFALGAASGQAELGLLVFLAILAHKIPNSFSLSAILRAEGYSRGRALAMNAVFALMVPVGAGIYLVLRELVRVETFTAAALAASAGTFLHLSLSDILPDLHRRGGSKWVLSGALLAGLAVMWGLRALNHAH
- a CDS encoding glutamate--cysteine ligase, whose product is MSLDARVQDSPPVRGIDDLAGWFAARERPRADWKVGLEHEKFALVAGTLEPIPYDGPRGVAAVLRAFSRYGYEPFEEDGRIIASQCQGLTVSIEPGGQIELSGRPFADVHVVAAELDRHLQKCREISADLGLEFLAAGYRPWGTPATSPWMPKNRYAVMRPYLAARGRLGPDMMSMTASAQASFDFSGPRDMAEKLRVALAVQPAVAALFANSPIVNGRPAGWKSYRVAVWEETEPARAGLLGFAFEPGFDDDPYRRYAEWALDVPMIFFRRSGGYVDPGGRTFRQFLSDGIRGERPTLMDWEDHLTTLFPEVRVKGVVEVRAADACDAAMTKALVAFWKGLLYDREARAWAWDQVRGLSVAERRALMIGAGREGLEATLPDGRTLADVAGTLLDAAGNGLCRQHCCGQRGEDERVWLAPLRERAASGRSPADDALDAYRRGDRALAEHLRIA